The following are from one region of the Candidatus Wallbacteria bacterium genome:
- a CDS encoding zf-TFIIB domain-containing protein: MENLGPRLNCPRCQSPLKCVEKSGVTLDYCCQCGGLWFDSGELGQLLSNPQRYETMMRNMQLVGPGCTCPSCGAGMTVLAYLKDKLRIEIDYCPDCQGIWLDKGELELLSAAVAYAFFRKPIFSRAIPARDSSGA, translated from the coding sequence ATGGAAAACCTAGGCCCGCGGCTAAATTGCCCCAGATGTCAATCCCCCCTGAAATGCGTAGAAAAATCAGGTGTTACTCTCGATTATTGCTGTCAATGCGGCGGCCTCTGGTTCGATTCAGGAGAACTCGGGCAGCTTCTCAGCAACCCTCAACGCTACGAGACAATGATGCGGAACATGCAACTTGTTGGTCCAGGCTGTACATGTCCTTCCTGCGGTGCCGGTATGACAGTCTTAGCGTATTTGAAGGATAAGCTGCGGATCGAAATTGATTACTGCCCAGACTGTCAGGGGATCTGGCTGGACAAAGGCGAGCTGGAACTGCTCAGTGCGGCAGTTGCCTATGCTTTCTTCAGGAAACCCATCTTCAGCCGAGCCATACCTGCGAGAGACAGTTCAGGAGCT